One genomic segment of Fusobacterium mortiferum ATCC 9817 includes these proteins:
- a CDS encoding BglG family transcription antiterminator produces the protein MTLSTRNLLILDFLIKHKQSSIKEIAEKFNISESSARYDLKNIEVLIEKKNANIEFLSKGNIYFNNFEKNIFDFSQDNLQYILTSEERVEFLEIFILLNNQPFNIQRIIEILDITRNTFKSDFEKVKQNFYKMGITLNNDGTFSLKRGSSRTYILIPLSRLIKRFIFQEEVYYYPNKFIFNNAFKHISYDKINIITQYIREVLERSNKILSDESYQMLIAYIIIVVETVANNYKLQTNTNNEEFFKSKEEFKILTSKKYILEEEFKIKIDETELIRLTNFFLGSQTYTKKIDFYENWIRSEIFIEKFIRDVSSQLKYNLTKDTILFNGLLNHLKPAVYRIKNKINLENSIYEELILKEKKLFDIVKKSIENIPELKEISNDEIAYLVVYFKASIERIEQNKKVKKKILIVCNFGYGTSRLLSQNLHENYEVEIVATLPVYELKNYKNLENIDYILTTTTFNQNSINIPIIQVNPILDKNDFALLDSLNFKRNKNKISLKVLINLIKNNIKENEISTVIKALKENLDDFFIDDYIHSPIPILNLKTLLPAENIVITDEGFNWKNAIWKLGDLFIEKKLVSSSYIKDIIKIVEDNGAYMVVDERFGIFHAKNNDNIFQTSLMLLVSKKQIQIKDKKTHLILILASKDGHEHLQSLIEFSKIFESKENIDKILKLSSNKRIFDFISKNI, from the coding sequence ATGACACTATCAACTCGAAATCTACTTATTTTAGATTTTCTAATAAAACATAAACAAAGTTCTATTAAAGAAATTGCAGAAAAATTTAATATTTCTGAAAGTTCTGCTAGATATGATCTAAAAAATATAGAAGTTTTGATTGAGAAAAAGAATGCAAATATAGAATTTTTAAGTAAGGGGAATATATATTTTAATAATTTTGAAAAAAATATTTTCGATTTTTCTCAAGATAATTTACAATATATTTTAACCTCTGAAGAGAGAGTTGAATTTTTAGAAATTTTTATATTACTCAATAATCAACCTTTTAATATTCAAAGAATTATTGAAATATTAGACATCACTAGAAATACTTTTAAAAGTGATTTTGAGAAAGTTAAGCAAAATTTCTATAAAATGGGAATTACTCTTAATAATGATGGGACTTTTTCTTTAAAAAGAGGTTCTAGTAGAACATATATTTTAATCCCTCTCAGTAGATTGATTAAAAGATTTATATTCCAAGAGGAAGTTTATTATTATCCTAACAAATTTATTTTTAATAATGCTTTCAAGCATATATCTTATGATAAAATCAATATTATTACACAATATATAAGAGAGGTTCTAGAGAGAAGTAATAAAATTTTATCTGATGAATCTTATCAAATGCTTATTGCTTATATAATTATTGTCGTAGAAACAGTAGCAAATAACTATAAATTACAAACTAATACTAATAATGAGGAGTTTTTTAAATCAAAAGAAGAATTTAAAATTCTAACCTCTAAAAAATATATTTTAGAAGAAGAATTTAAAATAAAAATAGATGAAACCGAATTAATTAGACTAACAAATTTTTTTCTTGGAAGTCAAACTTATACAAAAAAAATAGATTTTTATGAAAATTGGATTAGAAGTGAAATTTTTATTGAAAAGTTTATTAGAGATGTAAGCTCTCAACTAAAATATAATTTAACTAAAGATACAATTCTCTTTAATGGGCTTTTAAACCATTTAAAACCTGCTGTATATAGAATAAAAAATAAAATAAATCTTGAAAATTCAATCTATGAAGAACTTATTCTTAAAGAAAAAAAATTATTCGATATAGTCAAAAAAAGTATTGAAAATATACCTGAATTAAAAGAAATCTCTAATGATGAAATTGCTTACCTTGTCGTTTACTTTAAAGCTAGTATCGAAAGAATTGAACAGAATAAAAAAGTTAAGAAAAAAATCCTTATAGTATGTAATTTTGGATATGGAACATCTAGGCTATTAAGTCAAAATTTACATGAAAATTATGAAGTGGAGATAGTTGCAACTCTTCCTGTTTATGAATTAAAAAATTATAAAAATCTAGAAAATATCGACTATATTCTTACAACTACAACTTTTAATCAAAATAGTATTAATATTCCTATAATACAAGTTAATCCTATTTTGGATAAAAATGATTTTGCTCTTTTAGATTCATTGAATTTTAAAAGAAATAAAAATAAGATCTCTCTTAAAGTGCTTATAAATTTAATAAAAAACAATATTAAAGAAAATGAAATTTCTACTGTTATTAAAGCTTTAAAAGAAAATTTAGATGATTTTTTTATTGATGATTATATTCATTCGCCTATTCCTATTTTAAACCTTAAAACTTTACTTCCTGCAGAAAATATAGTAATTACAGATGAAGGCTTCAACTGGAAAAATGCTATTTGGAAACTAGGAGATTTATTCATTGAAAAAAAATTGGTATCTTCTTCTTATATTAAAGATATAATTAAAATAGTAGAAGATAATGGTGCTTATATGGTAGTTGATGAACGCTTTGGTATTTTTCATGCTAAAAATAATGATAATATTTTTCAAACTTCTTTAATGTTATTAGTATCCAAAAAACAAATTCAAATCAAAGATAAAAAAACTCATCTTATTTTAATTCTTGCTAGTAAAGATGGACATGAGCATTTACAAAGCTTAATTGAATTTAGTAAAATTTTTGAATCTAAAGAAAATATAGATAAAATT
- a CDS encoding PTS sugar transporter subunit IIA, which yields MNLKEFLIEKQIIVTDLTTKQDFFKTIADLAFENNILSDKEEVILGLNERESKGSTGLLDGFAIPHAQTPSIKKAAVVIVKSTNKVGWESLDGEPINTAICLLVPKSQAGTTHIDFLTEISKLLMDDDFRANLNKLNDSHSIYEAFLSQF from the coding sequence ATGAACTTAAAAGAATTTTTAATTGAAAAACAAATTATCGTTACAGATTTAACTACTAAACAAGACTTTTTTAAAACTATAGCTGATTTAGCTTTTGAAAATAATATTCTTTCAGATAAAGAAGAAGTAATACTTGGTCTTAACGAAAGAGAAAGTAAGGGTAGTACTGGATTATTAGATGGTTTTGCTATACCTCATGCTCAAACTCCATCTATAAAAAAAGCGGCAGTTGTAATTGTAAAGAGTACTAATAAAGTCGGATGGGAATCTTTAGATGGAGAACCTATTAATACAGCTATTTGCCTTCTTGTGCCAAAATCACAAGCTGGAACTACTCATATTGATTTTTTAACTGAAATATCAAAATTATTAATGGATGATGACTTTAGAGCTAATCTTAATAAATTAAATGATAGCCACTCTATTTATGAAGCATTTTTATCTCAATTCTAA
- a CDS encoding PTS fructose transporter subunit IIC, producing MKILGITGCPTGIAHTFMAEEALKRAAKKLGVEIKVETHGQAGIKNNITPEDIKEASGIIIAADKNVNPERFNGCHVIEVSVSQGIKDAEKLIQAVIDGKAPIRKGNKIENEEKELEIAKPTIGKQIYKHLMNGVSHMLPFVVGGGILIAVSFLFGIYSSNPNDPSYNEFAALLNKAGGFGFQLMVPILSAYIASSIGERPAYVPGFVGGMMANVGGAGFLGGIASGFIAGGIICVLKRVFSKLPKSLEGLKAIFLYPVFGMLFIAIIMSVIVSPMETVNEGMKSFLASFQNSNPIVLGIIVGIMCAFDMGGPVNKAAYVTGTALLAQGNYYFMAGVSAACITPPLVISIATLLFKNRFTADQRSAGLANIVLGATHITEGAIPFAAEKPIVVLPILMLACAISASLTYIFGVQVPAPHGGFLVLPVVTGGFKWVFSILVGSTIGGVLYGISRKNVEIKN from the coding sequence ATGAAAATATTAGGAATTACTGGATGCCCTACTGGTATCGCACATACATTTATGGCTGAAGAAGCTCTTAAAAGAGCTGCTAAAAAATTAGGAGTAGAAATTAAAGTAGAAACACATGGGCAAGCTGGAATAAAAAATAATATCACTCCTGAAGATATAAAAGAAGCTAGTGGTATAATAATTGCTGCAGATAAAAATGTGAATCCTGAGAGATTTAATGGTTGTCATGTTATAGAAGTTAGTGTAAGTCAAGGAATTAAAGATGCTGAAAAATTAATACAAGCTGTAATAGATGGTAAAGCTCCTATAAGAAAAGGAAATAAAATCGAAAATGAAGAAAAAGAATTAGAGATTGCTAAACCTACTATTGGAAAGCAAATATATAAGCATCTTATGAATGGAGTTTCTCATATGTTACCTTTTGTTGTAGGTGGAGGAATTTTAATAGCAGTCTCTTTCCTATTTGGTATTTATTCTTCTAATCCAAATGACCCTAGTTATAATGAGTTTGCGGCTCTTTTAAATAAAGCTGGAGGTTTTGGATTCCAACTTATGGTGCCTATTCTTTCAGCATATATTGCATCTTCTATTGGAGAAAGACCTGCTTATGTCCCTGGATTTGTTGGAGGTATGATGGCCAATGTAGGTGGAGCAGGATTTTTAGGTGGTATTGCTTCTGGATTCATAGCTGGTGGAATTATTTGTGTTCTAAAGAGAGTCTTTTCTAAATTACCAAAATCTTTAGAAGGACTAAAGGCTATTTTCTTATATCCTGTTTTTGGAATGTTATTTATAGCTATTATAATGAGTGTAATTGTTTCTCCAATGGAAACTGTTAATGAAGGAATGAAATCTTTCCTTGCTTCTTTCCAAAACTCTAATCCTATAGTACTTGGAATAATAGTAGGAATAATGTGTGCTTTTGATATGGGAGGACCTGTAAATAAAGCTGCATATGTTACTGGTACAGCTTTACTTGCTCAAGGAAATTATTACTTTATGGCTGGAGTTTCTGCTGCTTGTATTACACCACCATTAGTTATCTCTATTGCAACTTTATTATTTAAAAACAGATTTACAGCAGACCAAAGAAGTGCTGGATTAGCTAATATTGTTTTAGGAGCTACACACATCACAGAAGGAGCTATTCCTTTTGCTGCTGAAAAACCAATTGTAGTACTTCCTATACTAATGTTAGCCTGTGCTATTTCTGCTTCATTAACATATATTTTTGGTGTACAAGTTCCTGCTCCTCATGGTGGTTTCTTAGTATTACCAGTTGTTACTGGTGGATTTAAATGGGTTTTCTCTATACTTGTTGGTTCTACAATTGGTGGAGTTTTATATGGTATTTCTCGTAAAAATGTAGAAATTAAAAACTAA
- the pfkB gene encoding 1-phosphofructokinase, with translation MLYTLTLNPAIDLFIDLNELLPKKVNRSNYDDYQENGKGVNVSRILHRLGIENTALGFIAGFTGNFIKDKLEESGIKTNFIEVDGITRVNVFLNAETEYKIVNKGPLIPEEKKIELLNQLNLLQSGDYLFVCGSLPRGIDVSIYEEIIKICKNNNVKLILDTSSKEVLEYLHHGVYLIKPNDEELADFFNIKHSLSEEEIEIYAKKLIEMGCEKILVSRGEYGAIYFDKNHTVAVTAPKGVVINTACSGDTLLGTFIGKSYLGETIEMALAYASASASSTAFTEGITNFENVPELLKQVKIIKNI, from the coding sequence ATGTTATATACTTTAACTTTAAATCCTGCCATTGACCTTTTTATTGATTTAAATGAGCTATTACCTAAAAAAGTTAATAGAAGTAACTATGATGATTATCAAGAAAATGGAAAAGGAGTAAATGTTTCAAGAATTTTACATAGACTTGGAATTGAAAATACTGCTTTGGGATTTATAGCTGGATTTACTGGCAATTTTATTAAAGATAAACTTGAAGAAAGTGGTATAAAGACAAATTTTATAGAAGTTGATGGAATTACTCGAGTAAATGTTTTTCTAAATGCAGAAACAGAATATAAAATTGTAAATAAAGGTCCTCTTATCCCAGAAGAAAAAAAAATTGAGCTTCTAAATCAGTTAAATCTTTTACAAAGTGGAGATTATCTCTTTGTATGTGGAAGTTTACCTAGAGGAATTGATGTTTCTATTTATGAAGAAATTATAAAAATCTGTAAAAATAATAATGTTAAATTAATTTTAGATACAAGTTCTAAAGAAGTTTTAGAATATTTACATCATGGAGTATATTTAATAAAACCTAATGATGAAGAATTAGCAGATTTTTTTAATATAAAACATTCATTAAGCGAAGAAGAAATAGAAATTTATGCTAAAAAGCTTATTGAAATGGGATGTGAAAAAATACTTGTTTCTCGTGGAGAATATGGAGCTATCTATTTTGATAAAAATCATACAGTTGCTGTTACTGCACCAAAAGGAGTTGTTATTAATACAGCTTGTTCTGGAGATACTTTACTTGGAACATTTATTGGAAAAAGTTATCTTGGAGAAACAATAGAAATGGCTCTTGCTTATGCTTCTGCTAGTGCTTCATCTACAGCATTTACAGAAGGAATAACAAATTTTGAAAATGTACCTGAACTTTTAAAACAAGTTAAAATAATAAAAAATATATAA
- a CDS encoding tagatose bisphosphate family class II aldolase, whose amino-acid sequence MINSKELLLHAQKNGYAVPAFNCHNLETIQVIVETANELRSPVIIAGTPGTFDYAGRDYIQSIVETAAKKYNIPIILHLDHHTKIEDIEASLKLGTKSVMIDASHHSYDENIAIVKKVVEIAHKFDATVEAELGILGGQEDDLVVNEKDSKYTNPQQAVDFVKKTGIDSLAVAIGTAHGLYKEEPKLDFERLKEIRNLVTIPLVLHGASGVPEEAVKKAISLGITKVNIATELKIPFSSKLREYLVTHPEENDPRKYMKDAKKAMAEIVKEKILMCMSQNRY is encoded by the coding sequence ATGATAAACTCTAAAGAATTATTATTACATGCTCAAAAAAATGGATATGCAGTCCCTGCTTTTAATTGTCATAACTTAGAAACAATTCAAGTTATTGTTGAAACGGCTAATGAATTAAGGTCTCCCGTTATTATAGCTGGAACTCCAGGAACTTTTGATTATGCTGGAAGAGATTATATTCAATCAATTGTTGAAACTGCTGCTAAAAAATATAATATTCCCATTATTCTACACCTAGATCATCATACTAAAATAGAAGATATAGAAGCTTCTCTTAAATTAGGAACTAAGTCTGTTATGATAGATGCTTCTCATCATTCTTATGATGAAAATATTGCTATTGTTAAAAAAGTAGTTGAAATAGCTCATAAATTTGATGCTACTGTTGAAGCAGAACTTGGAATTCTAGGCGGTCAAGAAGATGATTTAGTAGTTAATGAAAAAGATAGTAAATATACTAATCCTCAACAAGCAGTAGATTTTGTAAAGAAAACAGGTATTGATTCTCTAGCAGTTGCTATTGGAACTGCTCATGGATTATATAAAGAAGAACCAAAGTTAGATTTTGAAAGATTAAAGGAAATAAGAAATTTAGTTACTATTCCTCTTGTTTTACATGGAGCTTCTGGTGTACCAGAAGAAGCAGTAAAAAAAGCTATATCATTAGGAATTACCAAAGTAAATATAGCTACTGAATTAAAAATTCCTTTCTCTTCTAAATTAAGAGAATACCTAGTTACTCATCCAGAAGAAAATGATCCTAGAAAATATATGAAGGATGCAAAAAAAGCTATGGCTGAAATAGTTAAAGAAAAAATTCTTATGTGTATGAGCCAAAACAGATATTAA
- the galE gene encoding UDP-glucose 4-epimerase GalE → MAVLVCGGAGYIGSHVTRALIDSGEEVVVLDNLITGHVDAVHEKAKLVLGDLRDEEFLDKVFTDNKIEGVIDFAAFSLVGESMTEPLKYFENNFYGTLCLLKAMRKHNVKNIVFSSTAATYGEPENIPILETDRTFPTNPYGESKLAVEKMMKWCDVAYGIKFTALRYFNVAGAHPTGEIGEDHNPESHLIPIILQVALGKRESIGIYGDDYPTPDGTCIRDYIHVMDLADAHILALKRLYNGGESAIFNLGNGEGFSVKEVIEVTRKVTGHPIPAVVSPRRAGDPAKLVATSEKAMRELNWKPKYNSLEKIIETAWNWHKSHPNGYED, encoded by the coding sequence ATGGCAGTATTAGTATGTGGAGGAGCTGGTTACATAGGAAGCCACGTAACTAGAGCTTTAATAGATAGTGGAGAAGAGGTTGTAGTATTAGATAACCTTATAACAGGACATGTGGACGCTGTTCATGAAAAGGCAAAACTTGTTCTTGGAGATTTAAGAGATGAAGAATTTTTAGATAAAGTTTTTACAGATAACAAAATAGAAGGAGTCATAGACTTCGCTGCTTTCTCACTTGTTGGAGAGAGTATGACTGAACCATTAAAATATTTTGAAAACAACTTCTATGGAACTCTTTGCTTATTAAAAGCTATGAGAAAACATAATGTAAAAAATATAGTTTTCTCTTCAACAGCAGCAACTTATGGAGAGCCAGAAAATATCCCTATATTAGAAACTGACAGAACTTTCCCAACTAATCCATATGGCGAAAGTAAATTAGCAGTTGAGAAAATGATGAAATGGTGTGATGTAGCTTATGGAATAAAATTCACAGCACTTAGATATTTCAACGTTGCTGGAGCACATCCTACTGGAGAAATTGGAGAAGACCACAATCCAGAAAGCCATCTTATCCCTATAATTTTACAAGTTGCTCTTGGAAAAAGAGAGAGCATAGGAATCTATGGAGATGACTATCCTACTCCAGATGGAACTTGTATCAGAGACTATATCCATGTAATGGACTTAGCTGATGCTCACATCCTTGCTCTAAAAAGACTTTACAATGGAGGAGAAAGTGCAATATTTAACCTAGGAAATGGAGAGGGGTTCTCTGTTAAAGAGGTTATTGAAGTTACTAGAAAAGTAACTGGACACCCTATCCCTGCTGTTGTATCTCCTAGAAGAGCTGGAGACCCTGCAAAACTTGTAGCTACTTCTGAAAAAGCTATGAGAGAATTAAATTGGAAACCTAAATATAACTCACTTGAAAAAATTATAGAAACTGCTTGGAATTGGCATAAATCTCATCCAAATGGATATGAAGATTAA
- the galT gene encoding UDP-glucose--hexose-1-phosphate uridylyltransferase has translation MSIFKDIKLLLAFGLKNGLIGKYDKIIARNEILHLLRLDDWENVEYKEEEIPEYPTEILNRICDYAVEKGIIEDTITMRDLFDTEIMGKLTPTATQIIEKFEKISQEKGIEEATNFYYDFAQKSNYIRTDRIAKNMHWYSATEYGDMEITVNLSKPEKDPRDIAKERLMPQSSYPKCLLCYENVGYSGRVNHPARQNHRVIPLTLASEPWFIQYSPYVYYNEHAIVFSGEHRPMKITKEALDRLTSFTEQLPHYFLGSNADLPIVGGSILSHDHYQGGHHEFPMAKAMVEKNITFKGYEDITAGIVKWPMSVIRINGKDRLKLVELADKILKAWREYSDESLGIFAYTNDAPHNTVTPIARRRGENFELDLVLRNNRTSEEHPLGIFHPHADVHNIKKENIGLIEVMGLAVLPGRLKEELEILSKYIVEPDYEDKIKNDNKVEKHLEWIKNIMKKHENISSQNAHDILKSEVGITFSRILEDAGVYKRDEKGQAGLIKFVDHVNSI, from the coding sequence ATGAGTATATTTAAAGATATAAAACTTTTACTTGCCTTTGGATTAAAAAATGGACTAATAGGAAAGTATGATAAAATAATTGCTAGAAACGAAATACTACACCTTTTAAGATTAGATGATTGGGAAAATGTGGAATATAAAGAGGAAGAGATTCCTGAATATCCAACAGAAATTTTAAACAGAATATGTGATTATGCAGTAGAAAAAGGTATCATAGAGGATACAATTACTATGAGAGACCTTTTTGATACAGAGATTATGGGAAAATTAACTCCTACTGCTACTCAAATAATAGAAAAATTTGAAAAGATCTCTCAAGAAAAAGGAATAGAAGAAGCTACTAATTTCTATTATGACTTTGCTCAAAAATCTAACTATATCAGAACTGATAGAATAGCAAAAAATATGCATTGGTATTCAGCTACTGAATATGGTGATATGGAAATAACAGTAAATCTTTCTAAACCTGAAAAAGATCCTAGAGATATAGCAAAAGAGAGATTAATGCCACAGTCTTCATACCCAAAATGCCTACTTTGTTATGAGAATGTGGGATACTCTGGTAGGGTAAATCATCCTGCACGTCAAAATCACAGAGTTATTCCACTAACTCTAGCAAGTGAGCCTTGGTTTATTCAATATTCTCCATATGTATATTACAATGAGCATGCCATTGTATTTTCTGGAGAGCATAGACCTATGAAAATTACTAAGGAAGCCCTTGATAGACTTACAAGTTTTACTGAACAGCTTCCTCACTACTTCCTAGGTTCAAATGCAGATTTACCAATAGTTGGAGGATCTATATTAAGTCATGACCACTATCAAGGTGGACACCACGAATTCCCTATGGCTAAAGCTATGGTAGAAAAAAATATTACTTTCAAAGGTTATGAAGATATCACAGCTGGAATTGTAAAATGGCCTATGTCTGTAATTAGAATTAATGGAAAAGATAGATTAAAACTTGTAGAGTTGGCTGATAAAATTTTAAAAGCTTGGAGAGAGTATAGTGATGAGTCACTTGGAATATTTGCTTATACTAATGATGCTCCGCATAATACAGTTACTCCAATAGCTAGAAGAAGAGGAGAAAACTTTGAACTAGATTTAGTTCTTAGAAATAATAGAACAAGTGAAGAACACCCACTTGGAATCTTCCATCCTCATGCTGATGTTCATAATATTAAAAAAGAAAATATAGGACTTATTGAGGTAATGGGACTTGCTGTATTACCTGGAAGATTAAAAGAGGAATTAGAAATTTTAAGTAAATATATAGTTGAACCTGACTATGAAGATAAGATTAAAAATGATAATAAAGTAGAAAAACATTTAGAGTGGATAAAAAATATTATGAAAAAACATGAAAATATATCTTCTCAAAATGCTCATGATATATTAAAATCTGAAGTAGGAATTACTTTCTCAAGAATTCTTGAAGATGCTGGAGTATATAAAAGAGATGAGAAAGGACAAGCTGGTTTAATAAAATTTGTTGACCATGTAAATAGTATTTAA